Proteins encoded in a region of the Phoenix dactylifera cultivar Barhee BC4 chromosome 3, palm_55x_up_171113_PBpolish2nd_filt_p, whole genome shotgun sequence genome:
- the LOC103701140 gene encoding calcium-binding protein CP1-like → MSFSDQYPSRRDAVTGAAAAAAADIQPAFDVLDADRDGKISRDDLKAFYSSFVASGPSEDDISSMISAADADCNGFVDFDEFQRVLGHRSAIGGAGSVMDEAFRVMDRDGDGKVGFEDLKAFLGWAGIPAGDEEIRAMIRMGGGDAADGVRFDAFAKIVAVDSPTPGIESNAPARGS, encoded by the coding sequence ATGAGTTTTTCCGATCAATACCCAAGCCGCCGCGATGCGGTCaccggggcggcggcggcggcggcggcggacatCCAGCCGGCCTTCGACGTCCTTGACGCCGACCGTGACGGCAAGATCAGCCGCGACGACCTTAAGGCCTTCTACTCCAGCTTCGTGGCCTCCGGCCCCAGCGAGGACGACATCAGCTCCATGATCTCCGCCGCCGACGCCGACTGCAACGGGTTCGTGGACTTCGACGAGTTCCAGCGCGTGCTCGGCCACCGGAGCGCCATCGGCGGAGCGGGGTCGGTGATGGATGAGGCGTTCCGGGTGATGGATCGGGATGGGGACGGGAAGGTGGGGTTCGAGGACCTGAAGGCGTTCCTGGGGTGGGCGGGTATCCCCGCCGGCGACGAGGAGATCAGGGCGATGATCCGGATGGGCGGTGGCGATGCGGCCGACGGGGTCCGCTTCGACGCCTTCGCGAAGATCGTGGCCGTCGATTCGCCAACTCCGGGAATTGAATCGAATGCACCCGCGCGGGGTTCATAG